A region from the Cuculus canorus isolate bCucCan1 chromosome 14, bCucCan1.pri, whole genome shotgun sequence genome encodes:
- the SH3TC2 gene encoding LOW QUALITY PROTEIN: SH3 domain and tetratricopeptide repeat-containing protein 2 (The sequence of the model RefSeq protein was modified relative to this genomic sequence to represent the inferred CDS: inserted 1 base in 1 codon): protein MCLHPGQPKGSCTAAESVPPGVHIWSLDSSDLRGEECEYYSPSLPELLPRGDRLEGTTATRWGKWWQKKTMASGEAGVVEPSKPPTKAAEYSLETSSVLLAVRECFPSEISLFFCVESRSSQCLNSQLQEAAKKKLWALQSDDRSVCALFKELSARLVCMKAQENRFILTFKTLEEVWKFSTYLTLGYVGSCLEQLLFDQEYWLDCALMEDTKITVTVDEDRLASIYVGLLLQEGNFFSRAAASVCQKQEGEEDLQLCRNELIYVKNIGKESKWEGVSLLTNQRGLVPVTAIEQVLHPFYQWFLKNYAVSFGISQEISGMNSQPIVKGRCIATEDYRGAAGDELSFCKGDSIEVIGFFIPGLTWFVGKSLSSGNIGFVPARYISLEACEPLGKSLVFLSEEEKSPLLRILCNGGEQRFTTLLSDLARTDITSVYRLDGFEPTAVFLKVPSKAVLCDCKDIQLLQSWEEINGLATTSTSELSSPESESDPAMVKDIFLEKLNDFDDPKFFIDLNAGYMEDADVFDPILTFLNQDSYVTSFQSLYDHRFSFHNSTFGGFSDEDELVLYLETSRNRAKRTHAVWAHVRLCFLLGKLCIKKVKLSQARVYFEEAMSILDRSFGDLPLLAALHVNLASIYLKQNMKSKFSPLLGKTVALLVCLPDRSFSSANELEFMMYVLREAIAVGNTPLEARVCFLIVNLFLQLGKTDEVLPFTEHLQCLTTTILSPDTSSVPLDATPVLSYLYDRKYLPNIALASARSFVPSNIKEAPTPIWRAGFILQNASKLLGSQLEKSNIPALACYYLKQALHFSCETRAASAQRTLCTILSRMYLQHGVLDGAVCYAAMAVTLSRLMGEEEAFESSLSLGWMYLLNDQPGPAANIMWQLLRSLHGTESMTQAGAVHNLLAIALKGDGQVQTAAKNYLQALHKARETGNKRNQAIALANLGQLSLSQGANQLSELYLLQSTQQYAELQGSEDLEMELVWVLLWLAQAMVNRQKVEDAKLCYELALFFALKWHNVTSQLHVTESLCHFYHKVSLNLQACITYHEHWVSLAQQLQDREMEGDVLQTLSQLYQALGTSEALRHSLDCTKQSLRIFIDLEETVKAAEAWLQAGRLYYLMQEDELVEMYFQAAIQTALKSKNFSLAMDLYEKAGDTFFNGSRNRDRAVEFLREGAVPLARKLKATKTELRLFNKLAELQIGLRGYEKALEFAMLAARLSVRVGDQLQKLVAFHRLATVYYLLHMYEMAEECYLKALAMCPPLLQCSGEALYYCKVYCHLGNLALHKLKDGQDAAVFFLLALAAAIELGNKDLQDLIRAKLWDIPIAVXIPDCATYQPRWLSKGSHII from the exons ATGTGTCTCCATCCTGGGCAGCCCAAGGGATCCTGCACAGCAGCCGAATCAGTCCCTCCTGGTGTTCACATCTGGAGTTTGGACAGTTCTGATCTCAGAG GTGAAGAGTGTGAATACTactctcccagcctgcctgAGCTCCTGCCCCGTGGGGACCGCCTGGAGGGCACCACAGCCACACGCTGGGGAAAATGGTGGCAGAAGAAGACCATGGCATCAG GTGAGGCTGGGGTGGTGGAGCCAAGTAAACCCCCTACCAAGGCAGCAGAATACTCACTAGAAACCTCTTCAGTGCTGCTGGCTGTCAGGGAGTGCTTTCCATCAG AGATTTCACTCTTCTTCTGTGTTGAGAGCCGCTCTTCCCAGTGCCTCAATTCCCAGCTCCAGGAAGCAGCCAAAAAGAAGTTGTGGGCCCTGCAGAGTGATGACAGAAGTGTCTGTGCCCTGTTCAAG GAGCTGTCAGCCAGGCTGGTCTGTATGAAAGCACAGGAGAATCGCTTCATCCTCACCTTCAAAACTCTAGAAGAAGTCTGGAAGTTTTCCACCTATCTGACGTTAG GGTACGTGGGCAGCTGCTTGGAGCAGCTTCTCTTTGACCAGGAGTACTGGCTAGACTGTGCTCTGATGGAGGACACAAAGATCACAGTTACTGTGGATGAAGATCGCTTGGCCAGCATATATGTCGGTTTGCTGCTCCAGGAAG gtaactttttttccagagcagcagccagtgTTTGTCagaagcaggagggagaggaagaccTTCAGCTCTGCAGGAACGAGCTGATCTATGTGAAGAATATTGGAAAAGAGTCCAAGTGGGAAGGGGTGTCCTTACTGACAAATCAACGAGGCCTAGTGCCTGTGACAGCCATAGAACAAGTACTTCACCCGTTTTACCA GTGGTTTCTGAAGAATTATGCTGTGAGTTTTGGCATCTCCCAGGAGATCAGCGGGATGAACTCTCAGCCAATTG TCAAAGGCAGGTGCATAGCCACAGAGGACtacagaggagcagcaggggaTGAACTGAGTTTCTGCAAAGGAGACAGCATAGAAGTCATCGGCTTCTTCATTCCAGGACTTACGTGGTTTGTGGGCAAATCCCTCAGCAGTGGGAACATTGGCTTTGTTCCAGCCCGATACATAAGTCTGGAGGCTTGTGAACCTTT GGGAAAGAGCTTGGTGTTTCtgagtgaagaagaaaaatcacctCTCCTGCGCATCCTCTGTAATGGTGGTGAGCAGCGCTTCACCACCCTTCTCAGTGACCTGGCACGCACTGATATCACCTCTGTGTACCGGCTGG ATGGTTTTGAACCCACAGCCGTGTTCCTGAAAGTGCCATCAA AGGCTGTTCTCTGTGACTGTAAGGATATCCAATTGCTCCAGTCCTGGGAGGAAATAAATGGCTTGGCTACGACTAGCACCTCTGAGCTGTCTAGCCCAGAGAGTGAATCAGACCCTGCCATGGTGAAAGATATTTTCCTGGAGAAGCTGAATGACTTCGATGATCCCAAGTTCTTTATTGACCTCAATGCTGGATACATGGAAGATGCTGATGTCTTTGACCCGATATTGACCTTCCTTAACCAAGATAGTTATGTGACCAGTTTTCAAAGTCTCTATGATCATCGTTTTTCCTTTCACAATTCCACCTTTGGTGGTTTCTCTGATGAGGATGAGCTGGTCTTGTACCTTGAGACGTCCAGGAACAGGGCCAAGAGGACTCATGCAGTTTGGGCTCATGTCAggctctgttttctcttgggTAAGCTCTGCATCAAAAAGGTCAAGTTGTCCCAGGCCCGAGTCTACTTTGAGGAAGCCATGAGCATCCTGGACAGGAGTTTTGGGGACCTACCCCTGCTGGCTGCGTTGCATGTGAACCTTGCCTCCATCTACTTGAAACAGAACATGAAAAGCAAGTTCTCCCCCTTGCTGGGAAAAACAGTTGCCTTGCTTGTTTGCTTGCCTGATCGCTCTTTCAGCTCTGCAAATGAATTAGAATTCATGATGTACGTCCTAAGGGAAGCCATTGCTGTGGGCAACACTCCCTTGGAGGCACGGGTTTGCTTCCTTATTGTCAACCTGTTCCTACAGCTGGGCAAAACAGATGAAGTTTTGCCCTTTACTGAGCATCTTCAGTGTCTCACAACCACTATACTCAGCCCAGATACTAGTTCTGTGCCATTGGATGCCACCCCTGTCTTGAGCTACCTGTATGACAGGAAGTATTTGCCAAATATTGCACTGGCCTCTGCCAGGTCATTTGTTCCCAGTAACATCAAGGAGGCACCAACACCCATTTGGAGAGCTGGCTTCATCCTCCAAAATGCTTCAAAACTCCTGGGAAGccagctggagaagagcaacaTCCCAGCACTGGCTTGTTACTACCTGAAGCAGGCATTGCACTTCTCCTGTGAAACCAGAGCTGCGTCTGCCCAGAGGACGCTCTGTACCATCTTATCCAGGATGTACCTACAGCATGGTGTGTTGGACGGGGCTGTTTGTTACGCAGCCATGGCCGTAACCCTCAGCAGACTGATGGGCGAGGAGGAAGCTTTTGAGTCTTCCCTCTCTTTGGGGTGGATGTATCTCCTGAACGACCAGCCTGGCCCAGCTGCAAACATCATGTGGCAGCTCTTGCGCTCTCTGCATGGAACGGAGAGCATGACtcaggcaggagctgtgcaCAATCTCCTGGCCATCGCCCTCAAAGGAGACGGGCAGGTGCAAACAGCTGCAAAGAACTACCTCCAGGCTCTGCACAAAGCCAGGGAGACTGGGAACAAGAGGAACCAGGCTATTGCTCTGGCTAACCTAGGGCAGCTGAGCCTCTCACAGGGGGCGAACCAGCTGTCTGAGCTCTATCTGCTGCAGTCAACTCAGCAGTATGCTGAGCTCCAGGGCAGTGAAGATCTGGAGATGGAGTTGGTGTGGGTGCTGCTGTGGCTAGCGCAGGCCATGGTGAACAGGCAGAAAGTGGAAGATGCTAAACTCTGTTACGAATTGGCATTGTTTTTTGCCCTGAAGTGGCATAACGTGACAA GTCAGCTTCATGTCACTGAGTCTCTCTGCCATTTCTACCACAAAGTGTCCCTCAATCTCCAGGCCTGCATTACCTACCATGAGCACTGGGTATCTTTGGCACAACAGCTGCAGGACAGAGAGATGGAAGGCGATGTATTACAGACTCTCAGCCAGCTCTACCAGGCTTTGGGCACATCTGA GGCTTTGAGACACTCACTGGACTGCACCAAACAGAGTCTAAGGATCTTCATTGACCTTGAGGAGACTGTAAAAGCAGCAGAGgcctggctgcaggcaggaaggctctACTATCTTATGCAGGAAGATGAGCTGGTGGAAATGTACTTTCAG gCAGCCATTCAGACTGCTCTGAAATCCAAGAACTTCTCCTTGGCCATGGATCTTTATGAAAAAGCAGGTGATACCTTTTTTAATGGCAGCCGGAACAGAGATCGAGCAGTGGAGTTTCTTAGG GAAGGTGCTGTGCCCTTGGCCAGGAAACTAAAGGCCACTAAGACAGAGCTACGGCTGTTTAAtaagctggcagagctgcagattGGGCTGCGGGGCTACGAGAAGGCACTGGAGTTTGCCATGCTGGCAGCCAGGCTGAGCGTCAGGGTCG GAGACCAATTGCAAAAGCTGGTTGCATTCCACCGCCTGGCTACAGTCTACTATTTGCTGCATATGTACGAGATGGCAGAAGAGTGCTACCTGAAGGCACTTGCCATGTGCCCCCCATTGCTGCAGTGCTCTGGAGAGGCCTTGTACTACTGCAAGGTGTATTGCCACCTTGGCAACCTGGCCCTGCACAAACTGAAG GATGGACAGGATGCAGCAGTCTTCTTCCTCCTGGCCCTCGCCGCAGCGATTGAGCTGGGAAACAAGGACCTGCAAGACCTCATTCGTGCCAAGCTGTGGGACATCCCCATAGCTG TGATTCCGGACTGTGCCACGTACCAGCCCAGATGGCTGAGCAAAGGCAGCCACATCATCTGA